A portion of the Drosophila sechellia strain sech25 chromosome 2R, ASM438219v1, whole genome shotgun sequence genome contains these proteins:
- the LOC6609039 gene encoding uncharacterized protein LOC6609039: MIYSPTMRSPLKIPLLWRPTFWHLKIAHNYSKDANTLKRLGASPRNVRDHPEGCTPQTLNTTAFTTPDFIHPSTYRIVDEKEQIGPKAGKKQTYKNPEYYSYYRYSYYELKTIVDTIKKKQSSKK, encoded by the coding sequence ATGATTTACAGCCCCACAATGCGTTCTCCTTTGAAAATTCCACTTTTATGGCGCCCAACGTTTTGGCACTTGAAGATCGCTCACAATTACTCAAAGGATGCCAATACCCTCAAGCGTTTGGGCGCCAGTCCGCGAAATGTACGCGATCACCCCGAAGGATGTACGCCCCAAACTTTGAACACAACGGCCTTCACCACCCCCGATTTCATACACCCATCCACCTACAGAATTGTGGACGAAAAGGAGCAAATTGGACCCAAGGCAGGAAAAAAGCAAACATACAAGAATCCCGAGTACTACAGCTATTATCGCTACTCGTACTACGAGCTGAAGACAATTGTGGATACCATTAAAAAGAAGCAATCATCTAAGAAGTAA